The following coding sequences lie in one Glycine soja cultivar W05 chromosome 16, ASM419377v2, whole genome shotgun sequence genomic window:
- the LOC114390279 gene encoding ricin B-like lectin R40G3, translating into MSFPFNHSHRRDDDDDDDDKRPAVYPPPGNTFNNPPPPFYGVHQPETHVSHVFNNSNYSAPPPPPPSHNHHHDSFTHGGGSTVHHTPHNNAPPTTSVHHLSHQVNTGVLSSKPTVRVFTKANPNFSLTIRGGQVILAPSDPTNEYQHWYKDEKYSTRVKDEEGCPAFSLINKATGEALKHSIGATHPVRLIPYKPDYLDESILWTESRDLGDGHRAIRMVNNVHLNVDAFHGDKNSGGVRDGTTIVLWDWNKGDNQQWKILPY; encoded by the exons ATGTCGTTCCCCTTCAACCACTCTCACCGCAGggacgacgacgacgacgacgacgacaaACGACCCGCCGTTTACCCTCCTCCGGGTAACACCTTCAACAACCCTCCACCACCCTTCTACGGCGTCCATCAGCCAGAAACCCACGTGTCCCATGTCTTCAACAACAGCAACTACTCCGCTCCCCCGCCTCCACCACCTTCCCATAACCACCACCATGACTCCTTCACTCACGGAGGCGGCAGCACCGTGCACCACACCCCTCACAACAACGCGCCACCCACCACCTCTGTTCATCACTTGAGCCACCAGGTTAACACCGGTGTTCTCTCGAGCAAACCCACTGTGAGAGTTTTCACCAAAGCCAATCCCAATTTCTCTCTCACCATTCGTGGCGGCCAAGTCATTCTCGCTCCCTCCGATCCCACCAATGAGTACCAG CATTGGTATAAGGATGAGAAGTACAGCACTAGGGTGAAGGATGAAGAGGGGTGCCctgctttctctttgatcaaCAAGGCCACTGGTGAAGCCTTGAAGCACTCCATCGGTGCCACTCATCCT GTTCGGCTGATACCTTACAAGCCCGACTATCTTGATGAGTCTATTCTATGGACTGAAAGCCGTGACTTAGGAGATGGCCACAGAGCTATAAGGATGGTCAACAATGTTCATCTTAATGTGGATGCTTTTCACGGTGACAAGAATTCTGGAGGTGTTCGTGATGGCACTACAATAGTCCTCTGGGACTGGAACAAAGGTGATAACCAGCAGTGGAAGATCTTACCTTACT GA
- the LOC114391238 gene encoding NAC domain-containing protein 87-like, producing MEEPIVVNKGEEPLDLPPGFRFHPTDEEIITYYLTEKVKNSIFSAIAIGEADLNKCEPWDLPKKAKIGEKEWYFFCQKDRKYPTGMRTNRATESGYWKATGKDKEIYKGKGNLVGMKKTLVFYKGRAPKGEKSNWVMHEFRLEGKFASYNLPKAAKDEWVVSRVFHKNTDVKKSSIPGLLRINSIGDDLLDYSSLPSLMDPPYGNNTNTTNNNNNNANPLSSTKLSQSEGYYLPSFSINNNHHQLLIKPEDHHNHRIYEFPTINFTSNQTNLSSNNVNPMGNNNTLSSQPLNMFSADYYVHQNRIKSSIMPSVAGSGFVSDNNNHDEAILRAFAAKNNEHIQCKMEQFSSNHSQDTGLSNDRNTTDTSSVVSMGRNNNNRALYEDLEGPSSVAPLSDLECLQWDDDY from the exons ATGGAAGAGCCTATTGTGGTGAACAAAGGTGAGGAGCCTTTAGATTTGCCTCCAGGTTTCAGGTTCCACCCTACCGATGAAGAGATAATCACTTATTATCTCACTGAGAAGGTGAAGAATAGCATTTTCAGTGCAATTGCTATTGGAGAGGCTGATTTGAACAAGTGTGAACCTTGGGATTTACCaa agaaagccAAGATAGGGGAGAAAGAGTGGTACTTCTTCTGTCAAAAGGATAGGAAGTACCCAACTGGGATGAGAACCAATAGAGCAACAGAATCTGGGTACTGGAAGGCCACAGGAAAAGATAAGGAGATTTACAAAGGGAAAGGGAACCTTGTGGGGATGAAGAAGACCCTCGTGTTCTATAAAGGGAGAGCTCCAAAGGGTGAGAAGAGCAATTGGGTCATGCATGAATTCAGATTGGAAGGCAAATTTGCTAGTTACAATCTTCCTAAGGCAGCAAAG GATGAATGGGTTGTCTCAAGGGTTTTTCACAAGAACACAGATGTCAAAAAGTCCTCAATTCCTGGCCTTTTGAGGATAAACTCTATTGGGGATGATCTTCTTGATTATTCTTCACTCCCATCTCTCATGGATCCTCCTTATGGCAACAACACCAAcaccaccaacaacaacaacaacaatgctaACCCACTTTCATCAACTAAATTATCACAATCAGAGGGCTATTATCTTCCCAGTTTCTCCATCAACAACAACCACCACCAGCTTCTCATCAAGCCAGAAGACCACCACAACCACAGAATCTATGAATTTCCCACAATTAACTTCACCTCCAACCAAACCAATCTCAGCAGCAACAACGTTAACCCAATGGGGAACAACAACACACTCTCATCACAGCCCTTAAACATGTTCTCAGCTGATTACTATGTACACCAAAACAGGATCAAAAGCTCCATCATGCCAAGTGTTGCAGGCTCAGGTTTTGTTAGCGACAACAATAACCATGATGAAGCTATCCTAAGAGCATTTGCAGCCAAGAACAACGAGCACATACAGTGCAAGATGGAGCAATTTTCTTCTAACCACTCACAAGACACGGGCTTGAGCAACGACAGAAACACAACTGACACATCCTCGGTGGTTTCGATgggaagaaataataataatagggcACTGTACGAGGATCTTGAAGGCCCTTCTTCAGTTGCACCTCTCTCAGATTTGGAATGCCTGCAGTGGGATGATGACTACTGA
- the LOC114389508 gene encoding uncharacterized protein LOC114389508 translates to MSQRSNASSSRTRVSSQVVLFCGCGRRVVRRVAGTNINRGRTFFTCSINKDEVGYCGYFIWVDQLIEALGVDDSLGTFSMEQRRQFGREEDKTMWKAQVNSKLDCMGIEMKMFRTIVYGMFLIQLLSMVVFVCIHKY, encoded by the exons ATGTCGCAGAGGAGCAATGCATCATCATCTCGAACAAGAGTTTCATCACAAGTTGTTCTTTTTTGTGGTTGTGGTAGAAGGGTTGTTAGGCGTGTTGCTGGAACAAATATTAACAGAGGAAGGACGTTTTTCACTTGTTCAATTAATAAG GATGAAGTTGGATATTGTGGGTACTTTATTTGGGTTGATCAATTGATTGAAGCACTTGGAGTTGATGATTCACTTGGGACATTTTCCATGGAACAAAGAAGACAATTTGGAAGAGAGGAAGATAAGACAATGTGGAAGGCTCAAGTTAACTCAAAGCTTGATTGTATGGGGATTGAAATGAAGATGTTTAGAACAATTGTCTATGGAATGTTCTTAATCCAATTGTTGTCAATGGTGGTGTTTGTATGTATTCACAAGTACtag
- the LOC114389340 gene encoding ricin B-like lectin R40G3, which produces MGGSFKNYDNQSHEVSEEESENYPYHHHAPLVMHVNVNNNSHSNIATTTSALSNKRSTVRILCKAAPNFSLSIRDGKVILAPADPSDAYQHWYKDERYSSMVKDEEGYRAFCLVNKATNEVMKHSIADSHPVRLVPYNPEYLDESIMWTEASDLGNGYRAIRMANNIHLNMDALKGIKELGGVQDGTIVALWKWNDGDNQKWKVVPYGDEDSAIDADHSLMRRLDRLELNMQAMFDAQQKYLEGLSKRFGNEKLSGY; this is translated from the exons ATGGGAGGTTCCTTCAAAAACTACGACAACCAGAGTCATGAGGTTAGTGAAGAAGAATCTGAGAATTACCCTTATCACCACCATGCACCACTTGTTATGCATGTAAATGTGAACAACAATTCTCATTCCAACATTGCAACTACTACTTCTGCTCTTTCTAACAAACGTTCCACTGTGAGAATTCTGTGCAAAGCAGCACCAAATTTTTCTCTTTCCATTCGGGACGGCAAGGTCATTCTTGCACCTGCGGATCCAAGCGACGCGTACCAG CATTGGTATAAGGACGAGAGGTACAGCTCTATGGTGAAGGATGAAGAGGGGTACCGTGCTTTTTGTCTAGTGAACAAAGCAACCAATGAGGTCATGAAGCATTCCATTGCTGACTCTCACCCA GTTCGGTTGGTGCCATACAATCCAGAGTATTTGGATGAGTCTATTATGTGGACTGAGGCCAGTGACCTGGGTAATGGCTACAGAGCCATTAGGATGGCAAATAATATTCATTTGAATATGGATGCTTTAAAAGGTATAAAAGAACTTGGAGGGGTCCAAGACGGCACAATTGTTGCGCTGTGGAAATGGAATGATGGCGACAACCAGAAATGGAAGGTTGTACCATATG GTGATGAGGACTCTGCTATTGATGCTGACCACAGTCTAATGCGGAGGCTGGATCGCTTGGAGTTGAACATGCAGGCGATGTTCGATGCTCAGCAAAAGTACCTTGAGGGCTTGTCTAAACGTTTTGGTAATGAAAAATTATCTGGTTATTAA
- the LOC114389195 gene encoding U11/U12 small nuclear ribonucleoprotein 65 kDa protein-like produces MACSQFAFQGTESKPCDAESAVPVTLLIKHLPEAIPHDTLSRIFANFGASFVRPCSSARLRNCAFADFKNEIVASQAQRQLNGLRFLGKVLSAERASNPTENGEKSSGDQLGKDPKTSMLMNANVTKPIDGDTKSGGLPIPEPIADRLGVNYPFPPHLEYAYPPPDGNILTNIVNALIAVPRFYTQVLHLMNKMNIPAPFRMALPTPPLPPEVPALPPPPPAPTVTVNPRSADLSSGESEMESSDEEVEARTKKSGQKRARRETIVGPAIDKGVAHESVGVKPATLVPKEIPVIKKNHVLKINIVPKATVKEHKDDDTTQELQEPEKDVPDPNKFFTPDELERGKLPPEEILSLPMFKNYTAGNPAPVLYIKNLAKDVIADDFYFIFGSLFGSIEAAKSGLQVKLMQEGRMRGQAFITFPSIELAHHALNLVNGYVLKGKPMIIQFGRNPAAAKAT; encoded by the exons ATGGCTTGCAGTCAGTTTGCGTTTCAGGGCACAGAGTCAAAGCCTTGTGACGCGGAATCAGCAGTGCCGGTGACCCTTTTGATTAAGCACTTGCCagaagccattcctcacgacaCCCTTTCTCGAATCTTTGCCAATTTCGGCGCTTCCTTTGTTCGCCCTTGCTCTAGCGCCAG GTTGAGAAATTGTGCTTTTGCGGATTTCAAAAATGAGATTGTGGCATCTCAAGCACAACGACAACTAAATGG GTTGAGATTTCTTGGTAAAGTCTTGTCAGCAGAGAGAGCTAGTAACCCAACTGAGAATGGTGAAAAAAGTAGCGGAGACCAGCTGGGAAAGGACCCTAAAACATCAATGCTGATGAATGCAAATGTAACCAAACCTATTGATGGAGATACAAAATCAGGAGGCCTCCCTATTCCTGAACCTATTGCTGATAGACTTGGTGTCAATTATCCATTTCCTCCACATCTTGA GTATGCTTACCCTCCGCCTGATGGAAATATATTGACCAATATTGTGAATGCTCTAATTGCTGTTCCCCGCTTTTACACTCAG GTTCTACACTTGATGAACAAAATGAACATCCCAGCTCCATTTCGTATGGCACTGCCCACACCTCCATTACCTCCAGAGGTACCAGCACTGCCACCACCTCCACCTGCACCAACTGTAACTGTGAATCCTCGGTCTGCAGATCTGTCTAGTGGCGAATCGGAGATGGAATCTTCAGATGAG GAGGTTGAAGCAAGAACAAAAAAGTCTGGACAAAAGCGTGCCAGGCGTGAGACCATTGTTGGCCCTGCTATTGATAAGGGTGTGGCTCATGAGTCTGTTGGAGTAAAACCAGCCACCTTGGTTCCAAAGGAAATCCCTGTGATAAAAAAGAACCATGTCTTAAAG ATAAACATTGTTCCCAAAGCAACAGTGAAAGAACATAAAGATGATGACACAACACAAGAGTTACAAGAGCCAGAAAAAGATGTTCCAGATCCTAACAAATTTTTTACTCCAGATGAATTAGAGAGAGGAAAGCTTCCTCCTGAGGAAATCTTATCCCTTCCAATGTTTAAG AACTATACAGCTGGAAATCCTGCTCCTGTGTTGTATATTAAGAATTTGGCAAAAGATGTGATTGCTGAtgatttctattttatatttg GGTCCTTGTTTGGAAGTATTGAGGCTGCTAAGTCTGGTCTTCAAGTCAAACTGATGCAG GAAGGACGAATGAGGGGTCAAGCGTTTATAACGTTTCCCTCAATTGAGTTGGCTCATCATGCTTTA AATCTAGTGAATGGATATGTATTAAAAGGCAAGCCAATGATCATCCAGTTTGGTCGAAATCCTGCTGCTGCTAAGGCAACCTAA